Genomic DNA from Sphingomonas lacunae:
CTGGTCACCGGCGATGGAGATTTCTCCTATCTTGCAAACAAGTTGCGCCGCCGGGGAATCAGGGTTGAGGCAGCCGCTCTGGCATCAACCCTGTCTGCCGAACTCAAGCGCGCGGTGCACCAGGTGATAGATCTCAGGGAGTTTTTCCGTGATCAGCAGCCAGAGCCGGCTGGGGCCGAAGACGAACCCTATGATGACGATGATGACTGGGACGACGACGATGATTGGGATGAGGAAGAGGATTGATCCTCTTCGCATCGGCCTGGCCTAGCTACCAATCCTGCATTTGTGCATCGGCAAAACCGGCGTATAGCAGTGGCTGCGCCCAATGCCGGGTTGCGCCATCAGAGAAGCACCATGTCCGACGAATTCTACCGCATGAAGCGCCTGCCGCCCTATGTCATCGCTGAAGTGAATGCGATGCGGGCCGCCGCGCGGGCCGCGGGTGAGGACATCATCGATTTGGGCATGGGCAACCCTGATCTGCCACCGCCGCCGCATGTCATCGACAAGCTGTGCGAGGTGGCCCGCGATCCCAAGGCACATGGCTATTCTGCATCAAAGGGCATTCCCGGCCTCCGCCGCGCGCAGGCCAATTATTATGGTCGCCGTTTTGGTGTAACCGTCGATCCCGAAAGCGAGGTCGTGGTCACGCTCGGTTCCAAGGAAGGGCTTGCCAACCTAGCCCAGGCGATCACCGCGCCGGGCGATGTCGTGCTGGCGCCCAACCCCAGCTATCCCATTCACACCTTTGGGTTCATCATCGCCGGCGCCACCATACGCGCCGTCCCGACGACGCCTGACGAACGCTATTTCGAGAGCCTCGAACGCGCGGTCCGCTTCACCGTGCCAAAGCCGAGCGTGCTGATCGTCAACTATCCGTCGAACCCGACTGCCGAAGTCGTGGACCTCGCCTTTTACGAGCGCGTGGTTGCCTTCGCCAAGGAACATGGCCTGTGGGTCCTCTCCGACCTCGCCTATTCCGAACTCTATTATGACGGCAATCCGACGCCCTCGATCCTGCAGGTGCCGGGAGCCAAGGATGTTGCGATCGAATTCACCTCACTGTCGAAAAGCTATTCGATGGCCGGCTGGCGCATCGGCTTTGCGGTGGGCAACAAGACGCTGATCGCCGCGCTGACCCGGGTCAAATCCTATCTCGATTATGGTGCCTTCACGCCCATCCAGGCGGCGGCGGTGGCGGCTCTCAACGGCCCGCAGGACATTGTCGAACAGAACCGCCAGCTGTACCAGAAAAGGCGTGACGTGCTGGTCGAAAGCTTTGGCAAGGCCGGCTGGGAGATTCCGGTGCCCAAGGCGTCGATGTTCTGTTGGGCGCCCCTGCCGCCCGCGTTTCGCGAAATGGGCAGCCTTGAATTCTCCAAGCAAATGCTGACCGAGGCCGGCGTCGCCGTCGCCGCTGGTGTCGGCTATGGCGAGGAAGGCGAAGGCTATGTCCGCATCGCCATGGTCGAGAATGAGCAGCGAATCCGCCAGGCGGCGCGCAACATCAAGCAGTGGTTCCGGTCAAAAGGCGTCAACAGCGCCGGGGCATCCGCCGACGCCGCATGACCAACGGTTCCGCGAAGACGCCAAAGGGCCCTGTAGCAGTCTATGGCACTTTGCGTCCCGGTGGGCGGGCCTATGCCGCGTTTCATCTTGCCGAACGCACCCGATTCCTCGGGCCGTGTCGCATAGCTGGTCGCATCGTTGATCTGGGAGGGTACCCCGGCCTCCTGCCGCCGTCGGAAAAATCATCAACCCAGGTGGCCGCCGATCTGCTTGAGGTGCTCGATCCTGCGCTTTGGTCAGAGCTCGATCATTATGAGGGGCCCGATTACGCGCGTGAAACCGTCAGGCTGGCAGAGCCTGATTGCATGGCCAATGTCTGGATCTGGCGCCATGACGCAGGCGATGCACCACCGGTTCCGGACAATGACTGGACGCTGCGCCAATCAGAAGAGATAGACCCGGCGGATGATCCCGCAAGCCGCGATAGCAGCAGGGGCCGCTGCTGATGATCGCCGAAACCATCCAGCTCAGCCTGGTTCCGGCTTTTTTGCTGGTGGCGACGGGGAGCTTCCTCAATGTTGTAACCGGCCGGCTGGCGAGGGTGGTCGACCGCGCACGAGACCTGCAACAGCGCTATGGTGATACCGAGGGGCTGGAACATGAACGGGTGGTGCGCGAATTGCGGCGGCTCGACCGGCGCATGGGCGTGATCAACTGGTCGATTGCGTTGTGCGTTGGCTGCGCCATCGTCGTCTGCATCATGGTGGCAATGCTGTTTGCCGTCGGTAATGGCCGTGACGATCTGGCGACGGCAGTGGCTGCCGCCTTCATCCTCGCCATGCTGTTGCTCACAGCTGGATTGATCGCCTTTCTTGTCGAAGTCCGCCTCGCCATTCAGACCATCCACGTGCCCCTTGAGATGCTGGAACGCGAAGGCGCAGAGAAAATCAGGCGTGGTCTCCTGCCGCGCATATATTGAATGGATAACGGGGCGGGTGTGGCACGGGCAGGCTTAGGCCGCCTGGCGCCAGCGGCCGATCAATGTTCCCTTTGCCCCTCGCCGGTCATGGTCGAACCGCATGGCGGGCCAGCGTTGGCGCCATCGGCGGACGACCAGCCGCTCGCCGGGACGGGCCGCATCGTCGAGCAGGATCATGGCCTTGTCGGACAGGCGTGGAAAAAGGCTTTCCGCCGCGCCACGCACCAGCGGATGCAGCGCCCATGGAGCCCCATCTATAACCAGAAGGTCGATTGCGGCTGGCACATCTTCAAGCTGATACCATAACCCCGGCCAATCACCCGGCGGCGTGCCCAATGGCGCATGGCGCATGTCTGCGGCAAGGCCATGACCGGCAAGCCAGCTGCCGGTTGCAGCTGTGAAATTGGCATGCTGGTCATAGCTGATCAGTGGGCCACCGCCGTGCAGCGAGAGCGATTTGGCGATGATCAGGCTGCTCGCCCCGCATCCCAGTTCGACTACCACCTGTGGGCGCAGTACTTCGACGGCGTCAGCAATGTGCATCAGGAAACGGGTATCGGCTTTCCAGCTGCCAAGGTTGGGCAGGGCGTCTTCTGACAGGCCGAGGCGCTGCAACAGTGCGGCTTTCTCTGTTCGGCTTCCGCCACGCAACGATCTCAACAGCCACGGCCACTGGATCGCGCCAAAGGCAATGGTCTCGATCCTGTCGCGCAACGAACGCGACAAGATGCCGTCGTCTCTAGACAACAGACTGGTGGTTTCTCAGCTCGTCATGCGGCGACCTCTCTTTCCGACCCCGTATCACATGTGGCGGGACGCGATGTGACCGGTGCCGATCCCTCCACTCCGTCTGTCGCATTTGTCGGGCGGTCTGCTCGCAGACTTTGACAAGTCGGTCGCCGCGCGGCTTTATGGGGGGACAAGAATAAGTGGAGAGAGACACCGTGGCCTACCCCCCAACAGCCACCAGTGGCGTTGCCGCGCCGACTACACCTATGCCAGCCGCGCGGGCCATGCTTTGGGTCCTGTTGCTGGTTTATATCCTCAACTTCCTCGACCGGCAGATTCTCAACATATTGGCGGAACCCATCAAGGCCGAGCTCGGGCTCAGCGATACGCAGCTAGGCCTGCTTGCCGGTCCGGCCTTCGCCGTCTTTTACGCTGTCCTCGGCATTCCCATCGCCCGCTATGCCGACAGGGCCTCCACCAACCGGGTGACACTGATTTCCGTATCTCTCGCCGTCTGGTCATTGATGACCGCATTGTGCGGCTTCGTCGGCAATTTCTGGCAGTTGCTAATGGCCCGCATTGGTGTCGGCGTGGGCGAGGCGGGATGCACCCCATCCGCCCACTCGCTGATCGCTGATTCTGTGCCAGCGGAGCGCCGGTCCTCGGCCATCGCCTTTTTCGGCCTTGGCGTGCCGATCGGCAGCCTGCTCGGCCTGATCATCGGTGGGACCGTCAACGATCTTTACGGCTGGCGAGCCGCTCTTTGGCTGGTCGGAGCGCCCGGCCTGCTGCTCGCGCTCGTCGTGCCGCTGCTAATCAAGGAACCGCGCAGCCCCGCGTCGCGAGCCGCCGCGCGAGAAGCCGAACGTTCACCCGATCCGTCGGCGCCTGCCAGGCAATCGGTCGCTTCGGCCATCCGGGAGGCTTTTTCGTCAAAGGCCTTTACCTGGTTGTTCATTGCGGCGTCTGTCACGGCTTTTCTTTCCTATGGAAAGGGATTGTGGACGATCAGCTTCTTCATCCGCAGCCATGGCCTGTCGACTACCCAGGCCGGCCTGTCGATGGCAATCGCACTCGGTGTCGCGGGGATCATCGGCACTTGGTTGGGGGGCAAGATCGCTGACGTCTATGGCACCAAGGACAAACGCCACCTGCTAACCTTCCCGGCCTATGGCATGGCCATTGCCGCGCCGATCCTGTTCCTCGGTTACACGGTGGAAAGTTGGCAGATCGCGGTGCTGTTGCTCATCGTGCCAACCATTCTCAACGCTGCCTATTATGGCCCCGCCTATGCCTGTGTGCAGGGGCTCGTGCGTCCCGAACTTCGGTCAGTGGCTGCGTCAATGGTCGTTTTTGGCCAGAACCTAATCGGTCTTGGTGCCGGGCCGCTCGCTTTTGGCATGTTATCCGACTATCTCCAGCCTGTGGCCGGACAGGAAAGTGTCCGCTGGGTCCTCTATGGCGCTGCCTGGCTGGGCCTGATCCCGGCCTTCTTCTTCTGGCGTGCCAGTTTGCTGCTCGGCAAGGAGATGAAGAGCGGCTGATCCAGGGCCGCGATCCCCCTGCCTCAATCGGTGAAGGGGTCGCGGATCAGGATGGTGTCCTCGCGTTCGGGACTGGTCGAAACGAGAGCGATCGGCGTTTCGATCAACTCCTGCACGCGCTGGATATATTTGATCGCCTGCGCCGGCAGGTCGGCATAGCTGCGCGCACCTGCGGTTGTTTCCTGCCAGCCGGGCATCTCCTCATAGATGGGCTCGACGGCGGCCTGATCAGCCGCATGGCTGGGGTAATAGTCGAGCACCTGTCCACGCAGGCGATAGCCGGTGCAGATGCGGATCGTCTCGAACCCATCGAGCACGTCAAGCTTGGTCAGCGCGATGCCGGTCACGCCCGATACGGCACAGGCCTGTCGCACCAGCACGGCATCAAACCAGCCACAGCGGCGCTTGCGTCCGGTGACAGTGCCAAATTCATGGCCGCGCTCGCCGAGCCGCTGACCGATTTCGTCGTCCAGTTCGGTCGGGAACGGACCTGAACCGACGCGGGTCGTATAAGCCTTGGCGATGCCCAGCACGAAGCCGATGGCGCTGGGGCCAAGGCCCGACCCGCTGGCCGCTGTGCCCGAAACGGTGTTCGAGCTGGTGACGAAGGGATAGGTGCCATGGTCAATGTCGAGCAGCACGCCCTGTGCGCCCTCGAACAGGATGCGGGCACCGGCCTTGCGCACCTGATTCAGGCGCTTCCACACCGGCTGCGCATATTGAAGGACAAAGTCGGCAATCCCGCCAAGGTCGGCGAGCAGCTTGGCCCGGTCGATCGGCGGCTGACCAAATCCGGCGCGTAGCGCGTCATGGTGCGCGCACAGCCTGTCGATCTGCGGGTCGAGCTGGTCGAGATGAGCAAGGTCACAGACGCGGATGGCCCGGCGGCCAACCTTGTCCTCATACGCCGGGCCAATGCCGCGCCCTGTCGTGCCGATCTTGCCACTGCCAGCCGCCGCCTCTCGCAGACCGTCAAGGTCGCGATGGAAGGGGAGGATCAGCGGGCAATTGTCGGCGATGGCAAAATTGTCCGGGGTGATGACGACGCCCTGACCGCGCAGCTTTTCCACTTCGGCCTGCAAGGCCCAAGGGTCGAGCACGACGCCATTGCCGATGATCGACAGTGTGCCGGTGACGATGCCGGAGGGGAGCAGCGAGAGTTTATACACATTTTCGCCCACCACCAGCGTATGGCCGGCATTGTGACCGCCCTGGAAACGGACAACGGCATCGGCGCGGCTGGCCAGCCAGTCGACAATCTTGCCCTTGCCCTCGTCACCCCATTGGGCGCCGATCACCGCGACATTTGCCATGGATATGCTCCTCCACCCCGCCAAGGTGGATCCTCAACACGCCCTTCGACAGGACTCGGCGTGGGGATGGTTCGTTGGGGCCAAAGGGTGCCCCGGCTGTTGCTGCGCGGATAGTGGGATGGCCCGGTTGGGTCAAGTCGGGACAGGACGAAGCGGAAGACAATCATGGCAAAGACTTTCAATCTTGTGCGACATTTGGACTTTAGCCCTGATGCTCGATTGACGCGTAACGACCAGCGAGGACCACCATGCTCACCCTGTCGCTTGCCCTGATGTTTGCCACTCCAGGATTTGCCGCGGCCGAACCGGCGCAGCCGGCAGCACAGTTGCAACGACGTTCAGGACGCCTTGGTGGCATGCTCGCGCGGCGACGTGGCGGCGATTCAGAGGCGGGAGCCGGTACTACGGCCCTGCCTCCTGGTTCCACGCTGATCCGCTATGGCAACAGTGAGGCGCAACGCATCCGCTTCTGGCCGGCTCCTGGCGGCGCAGGCACGGGAAGCCGCCGCCCTCCGCTGGCCATCTATGTCCACGGTGGTGGCTGGCAGCATGGCGCACCGGAGATGGTGGCCGAAAAACCTGCGTGGTTTGCGGCACATGGATGGGCCTTTGCCTCTGTCGGCTACCGATTGCTGCCCGAAGCCCCGGTCGAGGAGCAGGCTGCTGACATCGGACGGGCAATTGTCCGGTTGCGCAGTGAGGCTGCCGAGCACGGTTTTGACCCCGATCGCATCCTGTTGCTCGGTCACAGCGCCGGGGCGCACCTTTCGGCTCTGGTGGGTACTGACCCGCGCTATGCAGGTTCGGGCTTTGCAGCAATCCGCGGGGTCATCCCGATAGATGGGGCCGCTTATGATGTGGTACAGCAGATGCAGGAAGGCGGTCGATTCATGATGCGGCGCACCTATGTCCCCGCCTTTGGCACAGATCCTGTTCGCCAGCGCGCCTTGTCTCCCACCACCCATTCGGGCGGCCAGGATGCACCCGACTGGCTGATCCTGTTTGATAGCGGCCGCGATGACGCTGTCAGCCAGTCTGCACGGCTGGCCGGTGGGTTGGAGCGAGCGGGCGCACGCGTCCAGCAGCAGGGCATCCACTTTGACGACCGGAGCGTGATGCAACGACACCGCCGCATGAATGTCGAATTCGGCACGCCGGGCTATGCGGGCAATGCGTCGGTAGAGGCCTTTATGCGGCGCATCGAGGGACGGTGATCAGAGACTGACCGCTGCTCCACCTGCCAGCTTGTGGGTACAGCCCAGCGCTTGCGGGTCATCGCTGTCGGCGAGGGCGGCGATGGTCACCCAGCCTTCGCTGCGCAGACGAGCCGCCGCTGAGACATCATGGCCGATCGGCAGGAACAGCGCCCTCGCCTCGTTCACCTCGACACCCAGTCCCGCACCGATCAATGGATCGGGATAGAGCGAGAATCCGACCGCCGGTTCAATGCGGCCATCAGGGTGCGTGATGGCATAGCTGCCGCCACGGCCAATGGTTACCGCATGACCGGCGACGAAGATCGAAAAACCGATCCAGCTTTGATATTCAAAACCATGTCGTTCGGTCGGGTCAAGCGTGACGGTGACCCGGTCCCCAACGCTCGCCGCGAGCGCCTCCAGCGCGGCAATGCGGCTGGCCAGGACCCCGCCGGCATCGATGGCGCGCAGCCTGTCAAGCGCCTTGGGGAAGGGGCCGGTAGCGGCAATCAGCGGAAGATACGCCTGTGCCCCCAATCCGGCCAGCGCGCCGGCATCCTTAGCGTCCAGTTCTGCCTTGACTGCTTCAATCGCATCGGCATCCAGCGGAAAGGCTGTGGCCGCAAGAGTGTCCACCAGATCGGGCAATGTCAGGTCGACCGTAATGCCCGTGACACCGGCGGCGATCAGCGCGTCGACGGCCACCGTCAGTACTTCGGTAACAGCGGAGAGACTGTCATTGCCGATCAGTTCGGCGCCGACCTGCATCATTTCCCGGTCGGGCCAGAGGGTCGTCGCGGTCAGTTTCACCACTTGCCCGGCATAGGACAGGCGAAGCGGGCGTGCTGCAGACGACAGGCGCGAAGTGGCAATGCGACCGACCTGCCGCGTGATGTCCGGACGAATGGCGAGCGTGCGGCGCGATACGGGATCAGTGAAGCGCAACAGGTCGCGTGAGGCGGGGTCGTGCGCGTCTCCGGCCAGTGTTTCGCGAAACTCGGCGATCGGCGGAGCGATCCGGCGATAGCCATGGCCGGCCATCGCGTCGATCAGTGCGCGGGTCACGCGTGAAGCGGCCTCGGCCTCTTCGGGTAGCCGGTCACGCAGGCCTTCGGGCAACAGCTTCGGAGTCGTTCGGGTCATGTCGCGACTGCCTTAATCCAGCAGAATAGCAATGCAAACCATGGCGTGCCCGCACCCCGGAGCGGGAGAGTGGGTGCGGGGGCACGCCATGGAACGGCCTTGCGCGGATCGCTGATGGCCGCGCGGCCGGTTTTGCGGTCCGTTCAGAAACGCAGCGCCTTCACCTTCTTCACACCGTCGAGTTGACAGATTGACCAAAGAACCGGTTCGGGCACCGCGCCATCAACCGACAGCAACAGCACGGCCTCGCCGCCGGCATCGCGGCGACCCAGGTGGAACGTGCCGATATTG
This window encodes:
- a CDS encoding alpha/beta hydrolase codes for the protein MLTLSLALMFATPGFAAAEPAQPAAQLQRRSGRLGGMLARRRGGDSEAGAGTTALPPGSTLIRYGNSEAQRIRFWPAPGGAGTGSRRPPLAIYVHGGGWQHGAPEMVAEKPAWFAAHGWAFASVGYRLLPEAPVEEQAADIGRAIVRLRSEAAEHGFDPDRILLLGHSAGAHLSALVGTDPRYAGSGFAAIRGVIPIDGAAYDVVQQMQEGGRFMMRRTYVPAFGTDPVRQRALSPTTHSGGQDAPDWLILFDSGRDDAVSQSARLAGGLERAGARVQQQGIHFDDRSVMQRHRRMNVEFGTPGYAGNASVEAFMRRIEGR
- a CDS encoding gamma-glutamylcyclotransferase family protein, whose translation is MTNGSAKTPKGPVAVYGTLRPGGRAYAAFHLAERTRFLGPCRIAGRIVDLGGYPGLLPPSEKSSTQVAADLLEVLDPALWSELDHYEGPDYARETVRLAEPDCMANVWIWRHDAGDAPPVPDNDWTLRQSEEIDPADDPASRDSSRGRC
- a CDS encoding class I SAM-dependent methyltransferase yields the protein MSRDDGILSRSLRDRIETIAFGAIQWPWLLRSLRGGSRTEKAALLQRLGLSEDALPNLGSWKADTRFLMHIADAVEVLRPQVVVELGCGASSLIIAKSLSLHGGGPLISYDQHANFTAATGSWLAGHGLAADMRHAPLGTPPGDWPGLWYQLEDVPAAIDLLVIDGAPWALHPLVRGAAESLFPRLSDKAMILLDDAARPGERLVVRRWRQRWPAMRFDHDRRGAKGTLIGRWRQAA
- a CDS encoding DUF2721 domain-containing protein; translation: MIAETIQLSLVPAFLLVATGSFLNVVTGRLARVVDRARDLQQRYGDTEGLEHERVVRELRRLDRRMGVINWSIALCVGCAIVVCIMVAMLFAVGNGRDDLATAVAAAFILAMLLLTAGLIAFLVEVRLAIQTIHVPLEMLEREGAEKIRRGLLPRIY
- a CDS encoding adenylosuccinate synthase, producing the protein MANVAVIGAQWGDEGKGKIVDWLASRADAVVRFQGGHNAGHTLVVGENVYKLSLLPSGIVTGTLSIIGNGVVLDPWALQAEVEKLRGQGVVITPDNFAIADNCPLILPFHRDLDGLREAAAGSGKIGTTGRGIGPAYEDKVGRRAIRVCDLAHLDQLDPQIDRLCAHHDALRAGFGQPPIDRAKLLADLGGIADFVLQYAQPVWKRLNQVRKAGARILFEGAQGVLLDIDHGTYPFVTSSNTVSGTAASGSGLGPSAIGFVLGIAKAYTTRVGSGPFPTELDDEIGQRLGERGHEFGTVTGRKRRCGWFDAVLVRQACAVSGVTGIALTKLDVLDGFETIRICTGYRLRGQVLDYYPSHAADQAAVEPIYEEMPGWQETTAGARSYADLPAQAIKYIQRVQELIETPIALVSTSPEREDTILIRDPFTD
- a CDS encoding MFS transporter, which gives rise to MAYPPTATSGVAAPTTPMPAARAMLWVLLLVYILNFLDRQILNILAEPIKAELGLSDTQLGLLAGPAFAVFYAVLGIPIARYADRASTNRVTLISVSLAVWSLMTALCGFVGNFWQLLMARIGVGVGEAGCTPSAHSLIADSVPAERRSSAIAFFGLGVPIGSLLGLIIGGTVNDLYGWRAALWLVGAPGLLLALVVPLLIKEPRSPASRAAAREAERSPDPSAPARQSVASAIREAFSSKAFTWLFIAASVTAFLSYGKGLWTISFFIRSHGLSTTQAGLSMAIALGVAGIIGTWLGGKIADVYGTKDKRHLLTFPAYGMAIAAPILFLGYTVESWQIAVLLLIVPTILNAAYYGPAYACVQGLVRPELRSVAASMVVFGQNLIGLGAGPLAFGMLSDYLQPVAGQESVRWVLYGAAWLGLIPAFFFWRASLLLGKEMKSG
- a CDS encoding ATP phosphoribosyltransferase regulatory subunit, coding for MTRTTPKLLPEGLRDRLPEEAEAASRVTRALIDAMAGHGYRRIAPPIAEFRETLAGDAHDPASRDLLRFTDPVSRRTLAIRPDITRQVGRIATSRLSSAARPLRLSYAGQVVKLTATTLWPDREMMQVGAELIGNDSLSAVTEVLTVAVDALIAAGVTGITVDLTLPDLVDTLAATAFPLDADAIEAVKAELDAKDAGALAGLGAQAYLPLIAATGPFPKALDRLRAIDAGGVLASRIAALEALAASVGDRVTVTLDPTERHGFEYQSWIGFSIFVAGHAVTIGRGGSYAITHPDGRIEPAVGFSLYPDPLIGAGLGVEVNEARALFLPIGHDVSAAARLRSEGWVTIAALADSDDPQALGCTHKLAGGAAVSL
- a CDS encoding LL-diaminopimelate aminotransferase; translation: MSDEFYRMKRLPPYVIAEVNAMRAAARAAGEDIIDLGMGNPDLPPPPHVIDKLCEVARDPKAHGYSASKGIPGLRRAQANYYGRRFGVTVDPESEVVVTLGSKEGLANLAQAITAPGDVVLAPNPSYPIHTFGFIIAGATIRAVPTTPDERYFESLERAVRFTVPKPSVLIVNYPSNPTAEVVDLAFYERVVAFAKEHGLWVLSDLAYSELYYDGNPTPSILQVPGAKDVAIEFTSLSKSYSMAGWRIGFAVGNKTLIAALTRVKSYLDYGAFTPIQAAAVAALNGPQDIVEQNRQLYQKRRDVLVESFGKAGWEIPVPKASMFCWAPLPPAFREMGSLEFSKQMLTEAGVAVAAGVGYGEEGEGYVRIAMVENEQRIRQAARNIKQWFRSKGVNSAGASADAA